A DNA window from Bradyrhizobium sp. CCBAU 53421 contains the following coding sequences:
- a CDS encoding haloalkane dehalogenase, producing MTMSADISLHHRAVLGSTMAHRELGRSDAPHVLFLHGNPTSSYIWRNIMPLVAPVGHCIAPDLIGYGQSGKPDIAYRFFDHADYLDALIDELGISSAYLIAQDWGTALAFHLAARRPQLVRGLAFMEFIRPMRDWSDFHQHEAARDTFRKFRTPGVGEAMILDNNAFVERVLPGSILRSLSEEEMAAYRAPFATRESRKPTLMLPRELPIAGEPADVDQALTAAHAALAASTYPKLLFTGSPGALVSPAFAADFAARLQHCAVIQLGAGAHYLQEDHPEAIGRSVAGWIAGIEAVNAQHLAA from the coding sequence ATGACCATGTCCGCCGATATCAGCCTGCATCATCGCGCCGTGCTCGGGAGCACGATGGCCCATCGCGAGCTTGGGCGCAGCGATGCGCCGCACGTGCTGTTCCTGCACGGCAATCCGACCTCATCCTATATCTGGCGCAACATCATGCCGCTGGTGGCGCCGGTCGGGCACTGCATCGCGCCCGACCTGATCGGCTACGGCCAGTCCGGCAAGCCCGACATCGCCTACCGCTTCTTCGATCATGCGGATTATCTCGATGCGCTGATCGACGAGCTCGGCATCAGCTCGGCGTATCTCATCGCGCAGGATTGGGGCACGGCGCTCGCGTTCCATCTCGCGGCGCGCCGTCCGCAACTCGTGCGCGGGCTCGCCTTCATGGAGTTCATCCGCCCGATGCGGGACTGGTCCGACTTCCACCAGCACGAGGCCGCCCGGGACACGTTCCGGAAATTCCGCACGCCGGGAGTGGGCGAGGCGATGATCCTCGACAACAACGCGTTCGTCGAACGCGTGCTGCCCGGCTCGATCCTGCGTTCGCTCAGCGAGGAGGAGATGGCCGCCTACCGTGCGCCGTTTGCGACCCGCGAGAGCCGCAAGCCGACCCTGATGCTGCCGCGTGAGCTGCCGATCGCGGGCGAACCTGCCGATGTCGATCAGGCGCTCACCGCGGCGCACGCGGCGCTCGCGGCATCGACCTATCCGAAGCTGCTGTTCACGGGATCTCCCGGAGCGCTGGTGTCGCCGGCCTTCGCCGCGGATTTCGCGGCCAGGCTGCAGCATTGCGCGGTCATCCAGCTCGGCGCCGGTGCGCATTACCTGCAGGAAGATCATCCGGAGGCGATCGGCCGCTCGGTTGCAGGCTGGATCGCCGGGATCGAAGCCGTCAACGCGCAACATCTCGCAGCATGA
- a CDS encoding polysaccharide deacetylase family protein: MKQLRNTVIRAGMEALYFSGAHILLRPIFAGVGAIFMLHHVRPRRPDAFQPNHHLEVTPDFLRAMLAHLRALDVDVVSMDEAHRRLTERNFARRFACFTCDDGYRDNRDFALPVMREFDAPFTVFVASDFAEGCGKLWWIALERIIAAASAIEVPIAGVMTRIDTATPQAKRTAFGRMHDWLRSLPGEQEMQAEISALCVRHGVDEAGIARELCMTWDELRGFADDPLVTVGAHTITHCNLAKQSDTIASFELATSRARIEDALQRQVAHLAYPYGDRIAAGQREFALAKSIGFRTAVTTRPGMLFPESADHLTALQRVSLNGNYQDARLLPVLTSGAATAVWNGFRRIDAA; encoded by the coding sequence ATGAAACAACTCCGCAACACCGTGATCCGTGCCGGGATGGAGGCGTTGTATTTCTCGGGTGCGCATATCCTGCTGCGGCCGATCTTCGCCGGGGTCGGCGCCATCTTCATGCTGCATCACGTCCGCCCGCGGCGCCCCGACGCGTTCCAGCCCAACCATCATCTCGAGGTCACGCCGGACTTCCTGCGCGCGATGCTGGCGCATCTGCGCGCGCTCGACGTCGATGTCGTCAGCATGGACGAGGCGCATCGCCGCCTCACCGAACGGAATTTCGCGCGGCGCTTCGCCTGCTTCACCTGCGACGACGGCTACCGCGACAACCGCGATTTCGCGCTGCCGGTCATGCGCGAGTTCGACGCGCCGTTCACGGTCTTCGTCGCGAGCGACTTCGCCGAGGGCTGCGGCAAATTGTGGTGGATCGCGCTGGAGCGGATCATCGCGGCGGCATCGGCGATCGAGGTGCCGATCGCCGGCGTCATGACGCGGATCGACACCGCGACGCCACAGGCCAAGCGCACGGCGTTCGGCCGCATGCACGACTGGCTGCGGTCGCTGCCGGGCGAGCAGGAGATGCAGGCCGAGATCTCAGCGCTGTGCGTCCGCCACGGCGTCGACGAGGCCGGCATCGCGCGCGAGCTCTGCATGACCTGGGACGAATTGCGCGGCTTTGCCGACGATCCGCTGGTCACCGTCGGCGCACACACCATCACCCATTGCAATCTCGCCAAGCAGAGCGACACGATCGCATCGTTCGAGCTCGCGACCAGCCGGGCGCGGATCGAGGACGCGCTGCAGCGGCAAGTCGCGCATCTCGCCTATCCCTATGGCGACCGGATCGCCGCCGGGCAGCGCGAATTCGCCCTCGCCAAATCGATCGGCTTCCGGACCGCGGTGACGACGCGGCCGGGCATGCTGTTTCCTGAAAGCGCCGACCATCTCACCGCGTTGCAGCGGGTCTCGCTGAACGGCAATTACCAGGACGCGCGGCTCTTGCCGGTGCTGACCTCAGGCGCCGCCACCGCTGTGTGGAACGGTTTTCGCCGCATCGACGCGGCGTAA
- a CDS encoding ATP-binding protein — MAIDDTPQSIFSPWPDRLRHSALILLAAALALSVVVALGELSLVRACAVFVCIAAAALVPWRLHDAGTSREDVRGGNPVEAAAVSAVVAGMPDPAVLLDRAGRVIHLNAAASQLAPALRKNELAQFALRSPEIITALREAIATTEPRRATYTDHVPVDRWMELVITPVPVPTQFGGTEKCMLMTFHDLTPLRRVEEMRADFVANASHELRTPLAALSGFIDTLQGPAREDARARERFLGIMHTQATRMARLIDDLLSLSRVELSAHVRPEASIDIVPIIRQVADGLEALASERQVEIDVDLPQAPVTIAGDREELLRLFENLIENALKYGASGGRVIVSLNQAVSGASGEGSPEIRVMVRDFGPGIAPEHLPRLTERFYRVDVGDSRNQGGTGLGLSLVKHILNRHRGRLVIESVPRNGATFTACFPRPKTPLLTQS, encoded by the coding sequence ATGGCAATTGACGATACGCCGCAATCCATCTTCTCGCCCTGGCCCGACCGCCTGCGCCACTCCGCGCTGATCCTGCTCGCTGCCGCGCTGGCGCTGAGCGTCGTGGTCGCGCTCGGCGAATTGTCGCTGGTGCGCGCCTGCGCGGTGTTCGTCTGCATCGCGGCCGCGGCGCTGGTGCCGTGGCGGCTGCACGATGCCGGAACCTCGCGCGAGGATGTCCGCGGCGGCAATCCGGTCGAGGCCGCCGCCGTCAGCGCCGTCGTCGCCGGCATGCCGGATCCGGCCGTGCTGCTCGATCGTGCCGGCCGCGTCATCCATCTCAATGCCGCCGCGTCGCAGCTTGCGCCGGCGCTGCGCAAGAACGAACTGGCGCAATTTGCCCTGCGTTCGCCGGAGATTATCACCGCATTGCGCGAGGCGATCGCGACCACCGAGCCGCGCCGCGCCACCTACACCGACCACGTTCCCGTCGATCGCTGGATGGAGTTGGTGATCACGCCGGTGCCGGTACCGACCCAGTTCGGCGGCACCGAGAAGTGCATGCTGATGACCTTCCACGATCTGACGCCGCTGCGCCGGGTCGAGGAGATGCGCGCCGACTTCGTCGCCAATGCCAGCCATGAGCTGCGCACGCCGCTCGCCGCGTTGTCCGGCTTCATCGACACGCTGCAGGGGCCGGCGCGCGAGGACGCCCGAGCGCGCGAGCGCTTCCTCGGCATCATGCACACCCAGGCCACCCGCATGGCGCGGCTGATCGACGACCTGCTGTCGCTGTCGCGGGTCGAGCTGTCGGCCCATGTGCGGCCCGAGGCCTCGATCGATATCGTGCCGATCATCCGCCAGGTCGCCGACGGGCTCGAGGCGCTGGCCAGCGAGCGCCAGGTCGAGATTGACGTCGACCTGCCGCAGGCCCCGGTCACGATCGCCGGGGACCGCGAGGAACTGCTGCGCCTGTTCGAGAACCTGATCGAGAACGCCCTCAAATACGGCGCCTCGGGCGGCCGCGTCATAGTGTCGCTCAATCAGGCCGTTTCGGGCGCATCGGGTGAGGGGAGCCCCGAAATCCGTGTCATGGTACGGGATTTCGGCCCCGGCATCGCCCCGGAGCACCTGCCGCGGCTGACCGAGCGCTTCTACCGCGTCGACGTCGGCGACAGCCGTAACCAGGGCGGAACCGGCCTCGGATTATCGCTGGTGAAACATATTCTTAACCGTCATCGCGGGCGTCTTGTGATCGAGAGCGTGCCGAGGAATGGCGCGACTTTTACCGCCTGTTTTCCCCGGCCGAAGACCCCGTTGCTGACCCAAAGCTAA
- a CDS encoding SDR family oxidoreductase codes for MFKDLFSLKGRVALVTGGSRGIGKMIAAGFLAQGAARVYITARKAGPCEATAQELTAAYDGECIALPIDISTVEGCDKLAGEIIKREPKLDILVNNAGAAWGADFDEFPESGWDKVMDLNVKSIFFLTKALAKPLRAAATHEKPGKVINIASIDGIFVNPMETYSYAASKAAVIHLTRRMATRLIKDNINVTAIAPGAFKSDMNRAARDHADEVAKRVPAKRVGTDEDMAGTAIYLASRAGDYVVGNTIAVDGGVVYATAGLEIAG; via the coding sequence ATGTTCAAGGATCTATTCTCACTGAAGGGCCGCGTCGCACTGGTGACCGGAGGATCGCGCGGCATCGGCAAGATGATCGCGGCCGGCTTCCTCGCGCAAGGTGCCGCCAGGGTCTACATCACCGCGCGCAAGGCAGGCCCTTGCGAAGCCACCGCCCAGGAGCTCACCGCCGCCTATGACGGCGAATGCATCGCGCTTCCGATCGACATCTCGACCGTCGAGGGCTGCGACAAGCTCGCCGGCGAGATCATCAAGCGCGAGCCGAAGCTCGACATCCTCGTCAACAATGCCGGCGCGGCATGGGGCGCGGATTTCGACGAATTCCCGGAGAGCGGCTGGGACAAGGTGATGGATCTCAACGTCAAGTCGATCTTCTTCCTGACCAAGGCGCTGGCCAAGCCGCTTCGCGCGGCGGCGACGCATGAGAAGCCGGGCAAGGTGATCAACATCGCCTCGATCGACGGCATCTTCGTCAACCCGATGGAGACCTATTCCTACGCCGCCAGCAAGGCCGCGGTGATCCACCTGACCCGCCGGATGGCGACGCGGCTGATCAAGGACAACATCAACGTCACCGCGATCGCGCCCGGCGCCTTCAAGTCCGACATGAACCGCGCCGCGCGCGATCACGCCGACGAGGTCGCCAAGCGCGTGCCGGCGAAGCGCGTCGGCACCGACGAGGACATGGCGGGCACCGCGATCTATCTCGCCTCGCGCGCCGGCGACTACGTCGTGGGCAACACCATCGCGGTCGATGGCGGCGTGGTCTACGCGACGGCGGGGTTGGAGATCGCGGGGTAG
- a CDS encoding Rdx family protein, protein MTELSIIYCRPCGYEKRARAAAALLHERLGLDPELVPGRGGVFEVKLDGKVIAKRVKGHFPDAAEIVTAVAAARA, encoded by the coding sequence ATGACCGAGCTTTCGATCATCTATTGCCGTCCCTGCGGCTATGAGAAGCGCGCCAGGGCCGCCGCCGCGCTGCTGCACGAACGGCTCGGGCTCGATCCCGAGCTGGTGCCCGGCAGGGGCGGCGTCTTCGAGGTCAAGCTTGACGGCAAAGTGATCGCCAAGCGCGTGAAGGGGCATTTTCCCGATGCCGCCGAAATCGTCACCGCGGTGGCTGCGGCACGGGCATAA
- a CDS encoding OmpA family protein, producing MHGLFKWSSKWWPGVIPLVVLWAIAAWTSTATVEADLAARSSAALKDTVLDKRRISVDGRDVTFAANAFSEDGRLSAVASVEAVPGVRLVNDETRLVAEAKPYVWSAERDVVRVTLGGNAPLPASKNKLTEAAKASLGGVEVVDQMALARGAPSRFDPAALLLLDQIGKLKEGKITLTDNKVALAGMARELGGREAIAAALKNLPEGYSIAANDIKAPPYVFQAYKDPVAVTLTLTGYVPDNNVHAALVAAAGRKFFSEKVVDNLKASIGAPSGFAAAVVPALGALSRLSTGTLVVSDREVKLSGDALYDAAAGQIRDGLGKDFPQGWQYKAEVTVKPAAAPVDPTVCQQLFSEILSKGKIRFESGKADIVPDSAGLLDRLIETAMRCPNATIEIAGHTDSDGEEAANQALSERRAQAVVDYLVRAGLPANRFTPIGYGSTQPLAGNDSEDGKAQNRRIEFVVK from the coding sequence ATGCACGGACTTTTCAAGTGGAGTAGCAAGTGGTGGCCGGGGGTGATTCCACTGGTCGTCCTGTGGGCTATCGCGGCCTGGACCTCAACGGCAACGGTCGAGGCGGACCTTGCTGCGCGCTCTAGTGCCGCACTCAAGGACACCGTGCTCGACAAGCGCCGCATCAGCGTCGACGGCCGCGACGTGACGTTTGCGGCCAACGCCTTCTCCGAGGACGGCCGTCTCAGCGCCGTGGCGTCGGTCGAAGCCGTGCCGGGCGTGCGGCTAGTCAACGACGAGACCCGGCTCGTTGCCGAAGCCAAGCCCTATGTGTGGTCCGCCGAACGCGACGTGGTGCGCGTCACGCTTGGCGGCAATGCGCCGCTGCCGGCAAGCAAGAACAAGCTGACCGAGGCCGCGAAGGCCAGCCTTGGCGGCGTCGAGGTGGTGGATCAGATGGCGCTCGCCCGCGGCGCGCCGTCGCGGTTCGACCCGGCGGCGCTGTTGCTGCTCGACCAGATCGGCAAGCTGAAGGAGGGCAAGATCACGCTGACCGACAACAAGGTCGCGCTTGCCGGCATGGCGCGCGAACTCGGCGGTCGCGAAGCGATCGCGGCAGCGCTGAAGAACCTGCCGGAAGGCTATTCGATCGCCGCCAACGACATCAAGGCGCCGCCTTACGTGTTCCAGGCCTACAAGGATCCGGTCGCGGTGACGCTGACGCTGACCGGCTACGTTCCCGACAACAACGTACATGCCGCGCTGGTCGCGGCCGCCGGCCGCAAGTTCTTCAGCGAGAAGGTGGTCGACAATCTCAAGGCCAGCATCGGTGCGCCATCCGGATTTGCGGCGGCGGTGGTGCCTGCGCTCGGCGCGTTGTCGCGGCTGTCGACCGGCACGCTCGTGGTGTCGGACCGCGAGGTGAAGCTATCGGGCGATGCGCTTTACGATGCGGCGGCCGGCCAGATCCGCGATGGGCTCGGCAAGGATTTTCCGCAGGGCTGGCAGTACAAGGCCGAGGTCACCGTCAAGCCGGCGGCGGCGCCGGTCGATCCGACGGTGTGCCAGCAGCTGTTTTCCGAAATCCTCTCCAAGGGCAAGATCCGCTTCGAGTCTGGCAAGGCCGACATCGTCCCCGACTCCGCCGGTCTGCTCGACCGCCTGATCGAGACCGCGATGCGTTGTCCCAATGCGACGATCGAAATCGCCGGCCATACCGACAGCGACGGTGAGGAGGCCGCCAACCAGGCATTGTCGGAGCGCCGCGCGCAGGCCGTGGTGGATTACCTCGTGCGCGCTGGCCTACCCGCCAACCGCTTCACGCCGATCGGCTATGGCAGCACGCAGCCTCTCGCCGGCAACGACAGTGAAGACGGCAAGGCGCAGAACCGCCGCATCGAATTCGTGGTGAAGTAG
- a CDS encoding lysylphosphatidylglycerol synthase domain-containing protein has translation MLEAIRRAMAFLRQKQILHRLGVVISIAVIGIACYVLYHMLRGIDTNEVLEAIKSTEPRQIALAGLFVAAGYFTLTFYDLFAVRAIGHAHVPYRINALAAFTSYSIGHNVGASVFTGGAVRYRIYSAWGLNAIDVAKICFLAGLTFWLGNAAVLGLGIAYHPEAAANIDQLPPWLNRTLACGIIIALVAYVVWVWTQPRVVGRGPWTVTLPGGPLTLLQIAIGIVDLGFCALAMYVLVPDEPNLGFVVVAVIFVSATLLGFASHSPGGLGVFDAAMLVGLWQMDREDLLGGMLLFRLLYYIAPFVISVILLTFREVIVGARLKRLPQTDSGPRAEPHHEAVLVRKRGDSGV, from the coding sequence ATGCTGGAAGCAATACGCAGGGCGATGGCGTTTCTGCGCCAGAAGCAAATCCTGCATCGGCTGGGTGTTGTCATCAGCATCGCCGTCATCGGCATCGCCTGCTACGTCCTCTATCATATGCTGCGCGGCATCGACACCAACGAGGTGCTCGAGGCCATCAAGAGCACCGAGCCGCGACAAATCGCGCTGGCGGGACTGTTCGTCGCGGCCGGCTACTTCACGCTGACCTTCTACGATCTGTTCGCGGTGCGCGCGATCGGCCACGCCCACGTGCCCTACCGCATCAATGCGCTCGCCGCATTCACCTCCTATTCGATCGGCCACAATGTCGGCGCCAGCGTCTTCACCGGCGGCGCGGTGCGCTACCGGATTTATTCGGCCTGGGGACTGAACGCGATCGACGTAGCCAAGATCTGCTTCCTCGCCGGCCTGACCTTCTGGCTCGGCAATGCCGCGGTGCTCGGGCTCGGCATCGCCTACCATCCGGAAGCCGCCGCCAACATCGACCAGCTGCCGCCCTGGCTCAACCGCACCCTGGCCTGCGGCATCATCATCGCGCTGGTCGCCTATGTGGTCTGGGTCTGGACCCAGCCGCGGGTGGTCGGCCGCGGCCCCTGGACGGTGACCCTGCCGGGCGGCCCGCTGACGCTGCTGCAGATCGCGATCGGCATCGTCGACCTCGGTTTCTGCGCGCTGGCGATGTACGTGCTGGTGCCGGACGAGCCCAATCTCGGCTTCGTCGTTGTCGCGGTCATCTTCGTCTCGGCGACCCTGCTCGGCTTCGCCAGCCACTCCCCCGGCGGGCTCGGGGTGTTCGACGCCGCCATGCTGGTCGGCCTCTGGCAGATGGATCGCGAGGACCTGCTCGGCGGTATGCTGCTGTTCCGCCTGCTCTACTATATTGCGCCGTTCGTCATATCTGTAATCTTGCTGACGTTTCGGGAGGTTATCGTCGGCGCCCGACTCAAACGGCTGCCGCAGACTGATTCGGGTCCCCGCGCCGAGCCGCATCACGAGGCGGTTCTGGTCCGCAAGCGCGGTGATTCCGGGGTCTGA
- a CDS encoding TetR/AcrR family transcriptional regulator: MPKPSLRDAILDAGLKEMFRTGYHGTSVRDVTAAAGAPQGSFTNHFRSKELFASEVLDRYFLYVRGLVTEALGDTTLPPRDRLRRYLDLITGKLAHDGFTRGCLIGDFSLEASGSSEMLRAQLDEIFREWRAPFAACITEAQAKGEIASDFDADALADFLLASWQGAMLRMKVERSAAALERFKTIAFQTVFKELP; this comes from the coding sequence ATGCCAAAACCCTCTCTCCGCGATGCCATCCTCGACGCCGGCCTGAAGGAAATGTTCCGAACCGGGTATCATGGCACCAGCGTGCGCGACGTCACTGCCGCGGCCGGCGCGCCGCAGGGCTCGTTCACCAACCACTTCCGCTCGAAGGAGCTCTTCGCGTCGGAAGTGCTCGACCGCTACTTCCTCTATGTGCGCGGCCTCGTCACGGAAGCGCTCGGCGACACGACGCTGCCGCCGCGCGACAGGCTCCGGCGCTATCTCGATCTGATCACCGGCAAGCTGGCGCATGACGGCTTCACCCGCGGCTGCCTGATCGGCGATTTCAGCCTCGAGGCGTCGGGCTCGAGCGAGATGCTGCGCGCGCAGCTCGACGAGATCTTCCGGGAATGGCGCGCGCCGTTCGCGGCCTGCATCACTGAGGCCCAGGCCAAGGGCGAGATTGCGTCCGACTTCGATGCCGACGCGCTGGCCGATTTCCTGCTCGCATCCTGGCAGGGCGCGATGCTGCGCATGAAGGTCGAGCGCAGCGCGGCCGCGCTCGAGCGTTTCAAGACGATCGCCTTCCAAACCGTGTTCAAGGAGTTGCCATGA
- the pstS gene encoding phosphate ABC transporter substrate-binding protein PstS, translating to MNFIKAIVAAGMVAASTSAFAADITGAGATFPFPIYSKWADAYKKETGNGLNYQSIGSGAGIKQIQAKTVTFGATDAPLKAEQLEKDGLVQWPMVMGAIVPVVNVEGVKPGDLVLSGEVLGDIYLGKITKWNDAAIAKLNPKLTLPGDAITVVRRSDGSGTTFNFTDYLSKSNADWKSKVGSGTAVEWPVGVGAKGNEGVAGNISQTKNAIGYVEYAYAKQNKLTYTALVNKAGKTVQPTIGAFQAAASNADWAKAPGYYVILTDQPGEASWPITAATFILMHKDSTDKAASQEALKFFKYAFEKGDKAAEELDYIPMPDSVVKLIEKTWSSDIKS from the coding sequence ATGAATTTCATCAAAGCAATCGTCGCTGCCGGCATGGTGGCCGCTTCGACGTCGGCCTTCGCTGCCGATATTACCGGCGCGGGCGCGACGTTTCCGTTCCCGATCTATTCGAAGTGGGCTGACGCCTACAAGAAGGAGACCGGCAACGGTCTGAACTATCAGTCGATCGGCTCCGGCGCCGGCATCAAGCAGATCCAGGCCAAGACCGTGACCTTCGGCGCCACCGACGCGCCGCTCAAGGCCGAGCAGCTCGAAAAGGACGGCCTGGTTCAGTGGCCGATGGTGATGGGCGCGATCGTTCCGGTCGTGAACGTCGAAGGCGTCAAGCCGGGCGATCTCGTGCTCTCGGGCGAAGTGCTCGGCGACATCTATCTCGGCAAGATCACCAAGTGGAATGACGCCGCGATCGCCAAGCTCAATCCGAAGCTGACCCTGCCGGGCGACGCCATCACCGTCGTGCGCCGTTCGGATGGTTCGGGCACCACCTTCAACTTCACCGACTACCTCTCCAAGTCGAATGCCGACTGGAAGTCCAAGGTCGGTTCGGGCACCGCGGTCGAGTGGCCGGTCGGCGTCGGCGCCAAGGGCAACGAAGGTGTTGCCGGCAACATCAGCCAGACCAAGAACGCGATCGGCTATGTCGAATACGCCTATGCCAAGCAGAACAAGCTGACCTACACCGCGCTGGTCAACAAGGCCGGCAAGACCGTGCAGCCGACCATCGGTGCCTTCCAGGCCGCCGCGTCGAACGCCGACTGGGCCAAGGCCCCCGGCTACTACGTGATCCTGACCGACCAGCCGGGCGAAGCCTCCTGGCCGATCACCGCGGCGACCTTCATCCTGATGCACAAGGACTCGACCGACAAGGCGGCCTCGCAGGAAGCGCTCAAGTTCTTCAAGTACGCCTTCGAGAAGGGCGACAAGGCGGCCGAAGAGCTCGACTACATCCCGATGCCGGACTCGGTCGTCAAGCTGATCGAGAAGACCTGGTCCTCGGACATCAAGAGCTAA
- the boxB gene encoding benzoyl-CoA 2,3-epoxidase subunit BoxB, whose product MNMNIMNVDYSTKIPNNVNLAEDRQVLKALEGWHPGYMDWWKDMGPDGFQESLVYLRTAYSVDPRGWAKFDYVRMPEYRWGILLAPQEENRVIPFGEDYGKPAWQEVPGEHRAMLRRLIVIQGDTEPASVEQQRHLGKTAPSLYDMRNLFQVNVEEGRHLWAMVYLLQKYFGRDGREEADDLLRRRSGDADSPRMLGAFNEATPDWLSFFMFTYFTDRDGKMQLHSLAQSGFDPLSRTCRFMLTEEAHHMFVGETGITRVVQRTCDAMKEAGITDPNDIARVRALGVIDLPTIQKKLNLHYSLSLDLFGSEVSTNAANAFNAGIKGRYKETTIDDDHQLKNSTYPVMKMVDGQIKMVDEPALTALNMRLRDDYTQDCVKGMLRWNKVISTSGIDYKLHVPNTAFHRQIGEFKDVHATPDGLLIDDATWAQRKNDWLPSTADGDFIASLMKPVTEPGEFASWISAPKVGIDNKPGDFEYVRIES is encoded by the coding sequence ATGAACATGAACATCATGAACGTCGATTACTCGACCAAGATTCCAAACAACGTGAATCTCGCCGAAGACCGCCAGGTGCTCAAGGCGCTGGAGGGCTGGCACCCCGGCTACATGGACTGGTGGAAGGACATGGGGCCGGACGGCTTCCAGGAATCGCTGGTCTATCTGCGCACCGCCTATTCGGTCGATCCGCGCGGCTGGGCCAAGTTCGACTACGTGCGGATGCCCGAATATCGCTGGGGCATCCTGCTTGCGCCGCAGGAAGAGAACCGCGTCATCCCGTTCGGCGAGGACTACGGCAAGCCGGCCTGGCAGGAAGTCCCCGGCGAGCACCGCGCCATGCTGCGCCGCCTGATCGTGATCCAGGGCGACACCGAGCCGGCCTCGGTCGAGCAGCAGCGCCACCTCGGGAAGACCGCGCCCTCGCTCTATGACATGCGCAACCTGTTCCAGGTCAATGTCGAGGAAGGCCGCCATCTCTGGGCGATGGTCTACCTGCTGCAGAAGTATTTCGGCCGCGACGGCCGCGAGGAAGCCGACGATTTGTTGCGCCGCCGCTCGGGTGACGCGGACTCACCGCGCATGCTCGGCGCCTTCAACGAAGCGACGCCGGACTGGCTGTCGTTCTTCATGTTCACTTACTTCACCGACCGCGACGGCAAGATGCAGCTACACTCGCTGGCGCAGTCCGGCTTCGATCCGCTGTCGCGCACCTGCCGCTTCATGCTGACCGAGGAAGCCCATCACATGTTCGTCGGCGAGACCGGCATCACCCGCGTCGTGCAGCGCACCTGCGATGCGATGAAGGAAGCCGGCATCACCGATCCCAACGACATCGCCAGGGTCCGGGCGCTCGGCGTCATCGATCTTCCGACCATCCAGAAGAAGCTGAACCTGCACTATTCGCTGTCGCTCGATTTGTTCGGCTCCGAAGTGTCGACCAATGCTGCCAATGCCTTCAACGCCGGCATCAAGGGCCGCTACAAGGAAACCACGATCGATGACGATCACCAGCTCAAGAACTCGACCTACCCGGTCATGAAGATGGTGGACGGCCAGATCAAGATGGTCGACGAGCCGGCGCTGACCGCGCTCAACATGCGGCTGCGCGACGACTACACGCAGGATTGCGTCAAGGGCATGCTGCGCTGGAACAAGGTGATCTCGACATCAGGCATCGACTACAAGCTCCATGTGCCGAACACCGCCTTCCACCGCCAGATCGGCGAGTTCAAGGACGTCCATGCGACGCCCGATGGCCTCCTGATCGACGACGCCACCTGGGCCCAGCGCAAGAACGACTGGCTGCCATCGACCGCTGACGGCGACTTCATCGCCTCGTTGATGAAGCCGGTAACCGAGCCGGGCGAGTTCGCCTCCTGGATCTCGGCGCCGAAGGTCGGCATCGACAACAAGCCGGGCGACTTCGAATATGTGAGGATCGAAAGCTGA